The Strigops habroptila isolate Jane chromosome 8, bStrHab1.2.pri, whole genome shotgun sequence genome includes a window with the following:
- the LOC115611508 gene encoding LOW QUALITY PROTEIN: selenoprotein Pb-like (The sequence of the model RefSeq protein was modified relative to this genomic sequence to represent the inferred CDS: deleted 2 bases in 1 codon) — translation MGLLVLAWLSGWLGLASASEGADNSSRLCQEAPAWSINGLSPMEGAMGQVTVVALLKASUHFCLQQARSLGGLRDRLAWQGMVDVHYMIVNEKAPLSRAMFRELERQAPPGIPVFQPEPEDPDVWQVLGGDKDDFLVYDRCGRLAFHIQLPYSFLHFPYVESAIRFTHSKDFCGNCSLYPTTTQEANSTTEAPVTVSPLPKQEEKDTETPIHQHNPIHPHHHHEVSNERATDPTGDHERATHAHHRHGDHGQPHHEGKKQKEGNKH, via the exons atggggctgctggtgctggcctgGCTatctggctgg ctggggctggcctCAGCCTCTGAGGGGGCAGACAACAGCAGCCGGCTCTGCCAGGAGGCACCGGCATGGAGCATCAACGGCTTGAGCCCCATGgagggggctatggggcaggtGACGGTGGTAGCCCTGCTGAAGGCCAGCTGACacttctgcctgcagcaggccCGCAG CCTCGGGGGCCTGCGGGACAGGCTGGCCTGGCAGGGCATGGTCGATGTCCACTACATGATCGTCAACGAGAAGGCGCCACTCTCCCGCGCCATGTTCAGGGAGCTGGAGCGCCAGGCTCCCCCGGGCATCCCCGTATTCCAGCCAGAGCCGGAGGACCCCGATGTCTGGCAGGTCCTTGGGGGTGACAAGGATGACTTCCTTGTCTATGACCG GTGCGGCCGCCTGGCTTTCCACATCCAGCTGCCCTACAGCTTCCTCCACTTCCCCTACGTGGAGTCAGCCATCCGCTTCACCCACAGCAAGGACTTCTGCGGCAACTGCTCGCTCtaccccaccaccacccaggAG GCTAACAGCACCACGGAGGCCCCTGTAACCGTGAGCCCGCTTCCCAAACAAGAGGAGAAGGACACAGAAACCCCCATCCACCAGCACAACCCCATCCATCCTCACCACCACCACGAGGTGAGCAACGAGAGAGCCACAGACCCAACTGGGGACCACGAACGTGCAACCCATGCTCACCACCGCCACGGAGACCATGGCCAGCCCCATCACGAGgggaagaagcagaaggagggaAATAAGCACTAA
- the HPDL gene encoding 4-hydroxyphenylpyruvate dioxygenase-like protein, with translation MAASLSRPFFISLHMPYRQGWAQDLANTFRFQPVAVRETPRVRQLALRRGCAVFLLNERLNPGPAGDSSREFLYDVDPRPTLGTASNVCFEVDDVPGLCRQLQSRGCSVPVPPTELRDDSGSVTYGVVSSIVGNISHTLLDRSRYRGPFLPGFQPIRGASSSTGDGIEITHFDHITYVCRRGSARAALDWYQHCFGFRRFLLNPQERPAEGYVLGGQGTGMLLLALQSTQGAPAHGCKLILAESLSKNGTNQVDTFLEQHGGAGIQHVGLRTTDIVATTRTLQQRGARFFTPPVTYYSQDGKAEEIQGAGQDPYTLAELGILLDTTASRDKGIDAAESPSQEYLMQIFTHPIFSEETFFLELIDRRGAPGFGEGNIRALWKAVQIYMDQQQ, from the coding sequence ATGGCAGCCTCGCTGAGTCGCCCCTTCTTCATCTCCCTCCACATGCCCtacaggcagggctgggcccAGGACCTGGCCAACACCTTCCGCTTCCAGCCCGTGGCCGTGCGGGAGACACCGCGGGTCCGGCAGCTGGCCCTGCGCCGGGGATGCGCCGTCTTCCTCCTCAACGAGCGCCTGAATCCAGGGCCTGCCGGTGATTCCTCCCGCGAGTTCCTCTATGATGTGGACCCCCGGCCCACCTTGGGCACAGCCTCCAACGTCTGCTTCGAGGTGGACGACGTGCCggggctctgcaggcagctgcagagccgGGGATGCTCCGTGCCGGTGCCTCCCACTGAGCTGAGGGATGACAGCGGGTCTGTCACCTACGGGGTGGTGAGCTCCATCGTGGGAAACATCAGCCATACCCTTCTGGACCGATCCCGCTATCGGGGACCCTTCCTGCCGGGCTTCCAGCCCATCCGAGGAGCATCCTCATCTACAGGGGATGGGATCGAGATCACCCACTTTGACCACATCACGTACGTGTGCCGGCGGGGCAGCGCACGGGCGGCTCTAGACTGGTACCAGCACTGCTTCGGCTTCCGACGCTTCCTGCTGAACCCGCAGGAGAGGCCGGCCGAGGGGTACGTGCTCGGGGGGCAGGGGACGGGGATGCTGCTCCTTGCACTGCAGAGCACCCAGGGTGCCCCGGCACATGGCTGCAAGCTCATCCTTGCCGAGTCCCTCTCCAAGAATGGCACCAACCAAGTCGACACCTTCCTAGAGCAGCACGGAGGGGCCGGGATCCAGCACGTCGGCCTCCGCACCACTGATATTGTTGCCACAACAAGGACTTTGCAGCAGCGGGGTGCGCGGTTCTTCACACCCCCAGTCACCTACTACAGCCAGGATGGCAAAGCGGAGGAGATCCAGGGGGCCGGGCAGGACCCCTACacactggcagagctgggcatcCTGCTGGACACCACAGCATCCAGGGACAAGGGCATTGATGCTGCAGAGAGCCCTTCCCAGGAGTATTTGATGCAGATCTTCACCCATCCCATCTTTTCTGAAGAGACTTTCTTCCTGGAGCTCATTGACCGGCGGGGAGCGCCAGGCTTCGGGGAAGGCAATATACGGGCACTGTGGAAAGCTGTGCAGATCTATATGGACCAGCAGCAGTAG
- the MUTYH gene encoding adenine DNA glycosylase isoform X3: MLQQTQVATVIDYYNRWMQKWPTLQALAQASLEEVNELWAGLGYYSRGKRLQEAARKVVSELAGQMPRTAEDLQKLLPGVGQYTAGAIASISYGQATGVVDGNVIRVLCRLRCIGADSSSPAVIDWLWDMANALVDRSRPGDFNQALMELGATVCVPKAPLCGECPVKQHCRARLRVEKELAFASQKLFGKATPVPDVEDCGAGGCPLCPPAAEPWDSSLGVTNFPRKAAKKQPRVARTATCVLERRGCHGDHEYLIVQRPSSGLLAGLWEFPSLPLAQDLQEEKQKEALADHLQAWMGQPVVAGDLQLIGEVVHIFSHIHQTYVVYSLSLDRDVTLDPASSPSRWVTEEEFHASAVSTAMKKVLKACEKQRGKGSSPGQGSKRKRGAKAQGTGSTSPGTQLSLHAFLRPPTAP; the protein is encoded by the exons ATGCTCCAGCAGACGCAGGTGGCTACAGTGATCGACTACTACAACCGCTGGATGCAG AAGTGGCCAACGCTGCAGGCTCTGGCGCAGGCATCCCTGGAG GAGGTGAACGAGCTGTGGGCTGGACTTGGCTATTACTCGAGAGGGAAGCGTCTGCAGGAGGCAGCGAGGAAG GTGGTGTCCGAGCTGGCTGGTCAGATGCCCAGGACGGCTGAGGACCTGCAAAAGCTGCTGCCAGGAGTGGGCCAGTACACGGCAGGAGCCATCGCATCCATCTCATACGGGCAG GCTACTGGTGTTGTGGATGGGAACGTGATCCGGGTCCTGTGCCGGCTGCGGTGCATTGGTGCCGACTCCAGCAGCCCGGCCGTCATTGACTGGCTCTG GGACATGGCCAATGCCCTGGTAGACAGGAGCCGCCCGGGGGATTTTAACCAAGCCCTGATGGAGCTGGGAGCAACTGTGTGTGTGCCCAAGGCCCCGCTGTGTGGGGAGTGCCCTGTGAAGCAGCACTGCCGAGCACGACTTAGG gtggagaaggagctggCCTTTGCCTCTCAGAAGCTGTTTGGAAAAGCCACCCCAGTGCCTGATGTTGAGGACTGTG gtgctgggggctgccccctgtgccccccagccGCGGAGCCGTGGGACAGCAGCCTGGGGGTGACCAACTTCCCCCGGAAAGCAGCGAAGAAGCAGCCGCGGGTGGCACGAACGGCCACGTGTGTGCTGGAGCGGAGGGGCTGCCACGGGGACCACGAGTACCTCATCGTGCAGAGACCCAGCTCAG GTCTCCTGGCTGGGCTCTGGGAGTTCCCAAGTCTCCCACTGGCTCAGGatctgcaggaggagaagcagaaggaggcACTGGCAGATCATCTCCAGGCCTGGATGGGGCAGCCTGTGGTGGCTGGAGACCTGCAGCTCATTGGAGAG GTCGTCCACATCTTCTCTCACATCCACCAGACATACGTGGTCTACTCCCTGTCCCTGGATAGGGATGTGACCCTGGATCCTGCCTCATCCCCATCCCGCTGGGTGACAGAGGAGGAATTCCATGCCTCAGCTGTGTCCACGGCTATGAAGAAG GTCCTGAAAGCGTGTGAGAAGCAGCGAGGGAAGGGGAGCAGCCCTGGCCAG GGCTCCAAGCGGAAGCGAGGGGCAAAGGCACAGGGAacaggcagcaccagccctgggaCACAGCTCTCCCTCCACGCCTTTCTCCGGCCACCGACTGCCCCATGA
- the MUTYH gene encoding adenine DNA glycosylase isoform X1 produces MSQLRAAAAAAAGGLRRSGGRAAPPARRSRKGASPRKAAAPAPAPPPARHLFSDPAEIEALRRDLLAWYDKCKRDLPWRTRAATEPDADRRAYAVWVSEIMLQQTQVATVIDYYNRWMQKWPTLQALAQASLEEVNELWAGLGYYSRGKRLQEAARKVVSELAGQMPRTAEDLQKLLPGVGQYTAGAIASISYGQATGVVDGNVIRVLCRLRCIGADSSSPAVIDWLWDMANALVDRSRPGDFNQALMELGATVCVPKAPLCGECPVKQHCRARLRVEKELAFASQKLFGKATPVPDVEDCGAGGCPLCPPAAEPWDSSLGVTNFPRKAAKKQPRVARTATCVLERRGCHGDHEYLIVQRPSSGLLAGLWEFPSLPLAQDLQEEKQKEALADHLQAWMGQPVVAGDLQLIGEVVHIFSHIHQTYVVYSLSLDRDVTLDPASSPSRWVTEEEFHASAVSTAMKKVLKACEKQRGKGSSPGQGSKRKRGAKAQGTGSTSPGTQLSLHAFLRPPTAP; encoded by the exons ATGAGCCAGCtccgggcggcggcggcggctgcagCCGGGGGACTCCGGAGGAGCGGCGGGAGGGCGGCCCCGCCTGCGCGCCGGAGCAGGAAGGGCGCGTCGCCCCGCAAAG CAGCGGCCccagcgcccgccccgccgccagcCCGGCATCTCTTCAGTGACCCGGCTGAGATTGAGGCCCTACGCCGGGACCTGCTCGCTTGGTACGACAAGTGCAAGCGGGACCTTCCCTGGAGGACACGG GCAGCAACTGAGCCAGATGCTGACAGACGAGCGTATGCAG tgtGGGTGTCTGAGATCATGCTCCAGCAGACGCAGGTGGCTACAGTGATCGACTACTACAACCGCTGGATGCAG AAGTGGCCAACGCTGCAGGCTCTGGCGCAGGCATCCCTGGAG GAGGTGAACGAGCTGTGGGCTGGACTTGGCTATTACTCGAGAGGGAAGCGTCTGCAGGAGGCAGCGAGGAAG GTGGTGTCCGAGCTGGCTGGTCAGATGCCCAGGACGGCTGAGGACCTGCAAAAGCTGCTGCCAGGAGTGGGCCAGTACACGGCAGGAGCCATCGCATCCATCTCATACGGGCAG GCTACTGGTGTTGTGGATGGGAACGTGATCCGGGTCCTGTGCCGGCTGCGGTGCATTGGTGCCGACTCCAGCAGCCCGGCCGTCATTGACTGGCTCTG GGACATGGCCAATGCCCTGGTAGACAGGAGCCGCCCGGGGGATTTTAACCAAGCCCTGATGGAGCTGGGAGCAACTGTGTGTGTGCCCAAGGCCCCGCTGTGTGGGGAGTGCCCTGTGAAGCAGCACTGCCGAGCACGACTTAGG gtggagaaggagctggCCTTTGCCTCTCAGAAGCTGTTTGGAAAAGCCACCCCAGTGCCTGATGTTGAGGACTGTG gtgctgggggctgccccctgtgccccccagccGCGGAGCCGTGGGACAGCAGCCTGGGGGTGACCAACTTCCCCCGGAAAGCAGCGAAGAAGCAGCCGCGGGTGGCACGAACGGCCACGTGTGTGCTGGAGCGGAGGGGCTGCCACGGGGACCACGAGTACCTCATCGTGCAGAGACCCAGCTCAG GTCTCCTGGCTGGGCTCTGGGAGTTCCCAAGTCTCCCACTGGCTCAGGatctgcaggaggagaagcagaaggaggcACTGGCAGATCATCTCCAGGCCTGGATGGGGCAGCCTGTGGTGGCTGGAGACCTGCAGCTCATTGGAGAG GTCGTCCACATCTTCTCTCACATCCACCAGACATACGTGGTCTACTCCCTGTCCCTGGATAGGGATGTGACCCTGGATCCTGCCTCATCCCCATCCCGCTGGGTGACAGAGGAGGAATTCCATGCCTCAGCTGTGTCCACGGCTATGAAGAAG GTCCTGAAAGCGTGTGAGAAGCAGCGAGGGAAGGGGAGCAGCCCTGGCCAG GGCTCCAAGCGGAAGCGAGGGGCAAAGGCACAGGGAacaggcagcaccagccctgggaCACAGCTCTCCCTCCACGCCTTTCTCCGGCCACCGACTGCCCCATGA
- the MUTYH gene encoding adenine DNA glycosylase isoform X2, producing the protein MSQLRAAAAAAAGGLRRSGGRAAPPARRSRKGASPRKAAPAPAPPPARHLFSDPAEIEALRRDLLAWYDKCKRDLPWRTRAATEPDADRRAYAVWVSEIMLQQTQVATVIDYYNRWMQKWPTLQALAQASLEEVNELWAGLGYYSRGKRLQEAARKVVSELAGQMPRTAEDLQKLLPGVGQYTAGAIASISYGQATGVVDGNVIRVLCRLRCIGADSSSPAVIDWLWDMANALVDRSRPGDFNQALMELGATVCVPKAPLCGECPVKQHCRARLRVEKELAFASQKLFGKATPVPDVEDCGAGGCPLCPPAAEPWDSSLGVTNFPRKAAKKQPRVARTATCVLERRGCHGDHEYLIVQRPSSGLLAGLWEFPSLPLAQDLQEEKQKEALADHLQAWMGQPVVAGDLQLIGEVVHIFSHIHQTYVVYSLSLDRDVTLDPASSPSRWVTEEEFHASAVSTAMKKVLKACEKQRGKGSSPGQGSKRKRGAKAQGTGSTSPGTQLSLHAFLRPPTAP; encoded by the exons ATGAGCCAGCtccgggcggcggcggcggctgcagCCGGGGGACTCCGGAGGAGCGGCGGGAGGGCGGCCCCGCCTGCGCGCCGGAGCAGGAAGGGCGCGTCGCCCCGCAAAG CGGCCccagcgcccgccccgccgccagcCCGGCATCTCTTCAGTGACCCGGCTGAGATTGAGGCCCTACGCCGGGACCTGCTCGCTTGGTACGACAAGTGCAAGCGGGACCTTCCCTGGAGGACACGG GCAGCAACTGAGCCAGATGCTGACAGACGAGCGTATGCAG tgtGGGTGTCTGAGATCATGCTCCAGCAGACGCAGGTGGCTACAGTGATCGACTACTACAACCGCTGGATGCAG AAGTGGCCAACGCTGCAGGCTCTGGCGCAGGCATCCCTGGAG GAGGTGAACGAGCTGTGGGCTGGACTTGGCTATTACTCGAGAGGGAAGCGTCTGCAGGAGGCAGCGAGGAAG GTGGTGTCCGAGCTGGCTGGTCAGATGCCCAGGACGGCTGAGGACCTGCAAAAGCTGCTGCCAGGAGTGGGCCAGTACACGGCAGGAGCCATCGCATCCATCTCATACGGGCAG GCTACTGGTGTTGTGGATGGGAACGTGATCCGGGTCCTGTGCCGGCTGCGGTGCATTGGTGCCGACTCCAGCAGCCCGGCCGTCATTGACTGGCTCTG GGACATGGCCAATGCCCTGGTAGACAGGAGCCGCCCGGGGGATTTTAACCAAGCCCTGATGGAGCTGGGAGCAACTGTGTGTGTGCCCAAGGCCCCGCTGTGTGGGGAGTGCCCTGTGAAGCAGCACTGCCGAGCACGACTTAGG gtggagaaggagctggCCTTTGCCTCTCAGAAGCTGTTTGGAAAAGCCACCCCAGTGCCTGATGTTGAGGACTGTG gtgctgggggctgccccctgtgccccccagccGCGGAGCCGTGGGACAGCAGCCTGGGGGTGACCAACTTCCCCCGGAAAGCAGCGAAGAAGCAGCCGCGGGTGGCACGAACGGCCACGTGTGTGCTGGAGCGGAGGGGCTGCCACGGGGACCACGAGTACCTCATCGTGCAGAGACCCAGCTCAG GTCTCCTGGCTGGGCTCTGGGAGTTCCCAAGTCTCCCACTGGCTCAGGatctgcaggaggagaagcagaaggaggcACTGGCAGATCATCTCCAGGCCTGGATGGGGCAGCCTGTGGTGGCTGGAGACCTGCAGCTCATTGGAGAG GTCGTCCACATCTTCTCTCACATCCACCAGACATACGTGGTCTACTCCCTGTCCCTGGATAGGGATGTGACCCTGGATCCTGCCTCATCCCCATCCCGCTGGGTGACAGAGGAGGAATTCCATGCCTCAGCTGTGTCCACGGCTATGAAGAAG GTCCTGAAAGCGTGTGAGAAGCAGCGAGGGAAGGGGAGCAGCCCTGGCCAG GGCTCCAAGCGGAAGCGAGGGGCAAAGGCACAGGGAacaggcagcaccagccctgggaCACAGCTCTCCCTCCACGCCTTTCTCCGGCCACCGACTGCCCCATGA